One window from the genome of Pedobacter schmidteae encodes:
- a CDS encoding LytTR family DNA-binding domain-containing protein yields the protein MMNQNPTSAEAPIRCLVIDDEPLAREGIIDFIGKLDFLEVAGACATAIEAATFVENGGIDLLFLDINMPYLSGLEFLESMEQPPLTILTTAYSEHALEGYRLQIVDYLLKPITFKRFYQACLKARQLHLMSTPTKHQQATDTFLYVRQGDGFQKISWVDILYIEGMQNYARLHFKDRELIIHQTMISLEESLPRDNFFRIHKSYLINIAHIDSVSGGRVFINGNELPISRTRRDDLLKEVVYTKLLSR from the coding sequence ATGATGAACCAAAACCCAACCTCTGCTGAAGCGCCAATAAGGTGCCTGGTAATCGACGATGAACCCTTAGCCAGAGAAGGCATTATCGATTTTATTGGAAAGCTTGATTTTCTGGAGGTAGCAGGCGCTTGTGCAACGGCCATAGAAGCAGCAACTTTTGTGGAGAACGGCGGTATTGATCTGTTGTTTTTGGATATCAATATGCCTTACCTATCCGGTTTAGAGTTTTTGGAATCAATGGAACAGCCACCCTTGACCATCTTGACTACGGCCTACTCCGAACATGCCCTGGAAGGCTATCGACTGCAAATTGTAGACTATCTATTAAAACCCATCACTTTTAAACGCTTTTATCAGGCTTGTTTAAAAGCCCGGCAACTGCACCTGATGAGCACACCAACTAAACATCAACAGGCAACAGATACCTTTCTGTACGTTCGCCAGGGAGATGGATTTCAAAAGATTTCCTGGGTAGACATATTGTATATTGAAGGAATGCAGAATTATGCGCGCCTGCATTTTAAAGATCGGGAATTGATTATTCATCAAACCATGATATCCCTGGAAGAGAGTCTGCCCAGGGATAATTTTTTCAGGATTCACAAGTCTTATCTCATCAATATTGCACACATTGATTCTGTTTCGGGTGGGCGGGTATTCATTAATGGAAATGAATTACCGATTTCCAGAACCCGTAGGGACGATTTGCTGAAGGAAGTAGTGTACACCAAATTACTTAGTCGCTAG
- a CDS encoding pitrilysin family protein, whose product MEYNVHTLPNGIRLLHVPSASAISHACIIVNSGSRDEKAENSGLAHFVEHLIFKRTEKRNTNQILNRLESVGADLNAYTTKEYTCIHASFLNPYLDRTLELFNDIVFHSTFPEEEMEKEKSVILDEISSYLDQPEEAIYDDFEDLVFAGHPLGRNILGTAESVNKLSKKDILSFIQANYHTDKIVVAVLGNYPLNKVVKVGSKHYADIPSNLHTSSRIAPLKVPAVTQTFQKPIQQAHAMMGIQAYSLHHPYKTGLLLLNNLLGGTGMSSILNLQIREKYGIAYTIETGYSPMSDTGIFTLYFGTDKEKVNRAWALIHKEFKKIKDTPLTEIQLQKAKNKFIGQIALGEENRIGLIIAMAKSLIDYDKIDSLEAVFAKIQAVSTTDMANIANEILDESNLSSLTFYPLG is encoded by the coding sequence ATGGAATACAACGTTCATACTTTGCCTAATGGCATCCGCTTACTTCATGTCCCTTCAGCATCGGCCATATCTCATGCCTGCATCATTGTAAACAGTGGTTCGCGCGATGAAAAAGCCGAAAATTCGGGCTTGGCACATTTTGTAGAGCACCTGATTTTTAAACGCACAGAAAAACGGAACACCAACCAGATCTTAAACCGACTGGAAAGCGTAGGCGCCGATTTAAACGCTTATACTACCAAAGAATATACCTGCATTCACGCTTCCTTTCTAAACCCCTATCTGGATAGGACTTTAGAGTTATTTAACGATATCGTATTCCATTCCACTTTTCCGGAGGAGGAGATGGAAAAAGAAAAAAGTGTCATTCTGGATGAAATTTCATCCTATCTGGATCAGCCGGAAGAGGCGATATATGACGATTTTGAAGATCTGGTTTTTGCCGGGCATCCTTTGGGTAGAAATATCTTAGGCACTGCCGAGAGCGTGAATAAGCTGAGTAAAAAGGATATCTTGTCCTTTATACAAGCCAATTACCATACAGATAAAATAGTAGTTGCGGTATTGGGCAATTATCCATTAAACAAAGTGGTTAAAGTAGGGAGCAAACATTATGCAGATATCCCTTCAAACCTGCATACCAGCTCCAGAATTGCACCGCTCAAAGTTCCTGCGGTAACACAAACCTTCCAAAAACCCATTCAACAGGCCCACGCCATGATGGGCATACAGGCCTATTCCCTGCACCATCCTTACAAAACAGGTTTACTTTTACTCAATAACCTGCTTGGTGGCACAGGAATGAGCTCTATTCTGAACCTTCAGATCAGGGAAAAATATGGCATTGCCTACACCATCGAAACCGGCTACAGTCCGATGAGTGATACCGGAATTTTTACTTTATACTTTGGCACCGATAAAGAAAAAGTAAACCGGGCCTGGGCATTGATCCATAAAGAATTTAAAAAAATAAAGGACACCCCACTAACCGAAATTCAGCTTCAGAAAGCGAAAAACAAATTTATAGGACAAATTGCATTGGGCGAAGAAAACAGGATCGGGCTGATTATAGCAATGGCCAAAAGCCTCATCGACTATGACAAAATCGATTCATTGGAAGCTGTTTTTGCTAAAATTCAAGCAGTTAGCACAACCGATATGGCCAATATTGCCAATGAAATATTAGATGAAAGTAATCTTAGCTCCCTAACCTTTTATCCTTTAGGGTAA
- the def gene encoding peptide deformylase: MKLPIIAYGDPVLKKVCTPIDEHYPDLKQLISNMFETMYNAHGVGLAAPQVGLPIRLFIVDTGADEGDKNKFKKVFINAEIIEETGEPWAFNEGCLSIPDIREDVMRKPNILIRYYDENWQLHEEEVTGMPARVIQHEYDHIEGKLFTDTLSLLRKRMLKSKLDAISKGNIKADYKMRFPQQSKRR; this comes from the coding sequence ATGAAACTACCCATTATAGCTTACGGAGATCCGGTTCTGAAAAAGGTGTGTACACCAATTGATGAACACTATCCCGACCTGAAACAATTGATCAGCAACATGTTCGAAACCATGTATAATGCACATGGCGTGGGCTTGGCCGCACCCCAGGTAGGATTGCCAATACGCTTATTTATTGTAGATACCGGAGCTGATGAGGGCGATAAAAATAAATTTAAGAAGGTATTTATCAATGCCGAGATTATAGAAGAAACCGGCGAACCATGGGCTTTTAACGAAGGCTGTTTAAGTATCCCGGACATCAGAGAAGATGTGATGCGTAAACCAAACATTCTGATCAGATATTACGACGAAAACTGGCAACTGCATGAAGAAGAGGTGACAGGAATGCCTGCCCGGGTAATACAGCACGAGTACGACCACATTGAAGGAAAACTGTTTACAGATACCTTAAGTCTGCTGCGTAAAAGAATGCTCAAAAGTAAGCTGGATGCGATTTCTAAAGGAAATATTAAGGCTGACTATAAAATGCGTTTCCCTCAGCAAAGCAAAAGGCGTTAA
- the htpG gene encoding molecular chaperone HtpG gives MSIEEKGSISIHTENIFPIIKKFLYSDNEIFLRELVSNAVDAVQKIKRLAALGQYNGELGNPLVEVSVDEEKKTITITDNGLGMTAEEIKKYINQVAFSGASEFVEKFKDAKDANEIIGKFGLGFYSAFMVADLVEIQTLSYQDGAEPARWVCDGSTEYEITAGNRTTRGTEIILHINAESEEFLSKHKLEEILDKYGKFLPVPIKFGTKTEQEPDGEDEEGKPKTKSVEVDNIINTTNPIWTKAPADLSDEDYLAFYKQLYPFSEEPLFWIHLNVDYPFNLTGVLYFPKVKNDFDMQRNKIKLFSRQVFITDEVKDIVPEFLMLLHGVIDSPDIPLNVSRSFLQADSNVKKINSYITKKVADKLQELYNKDRKGYEEKWADIGLFVKYGMVSEEKFNEKAKDFALLTNTKNEHYTLEEYRDKVKDIQTDKNGQVVYIYANDPAKQDSFIQAANKKDYDVLLMNSPIDNHFVQHLEQKLEKTSLKRVDSSVASKLIDKDENVESVLTEEQSKKVAAIFDKAINKPGYHVEIVGLNPEELPVTVTMDEFMRRMKDMAAMGGGMGFYGNMPDSYKVAINGNHKLIGKIMATDSEEEQGTLAKQAVDLALLAQGMLTGADLTAFVSRSVELI, from the coding sequence ATGAGCATAGAAGAAAAAGGAAGCATATCCATTCACACGGAGAACATTTTCCCAATCATCAAGAAATTCCTGTATTCAGACAACGAGATCTTTTTAAGAGAGCTTGTATCCAACGCCGTTGATGCGGTACAAAAAATTAAACGTCTGGCCGCACTTGGACAGTATAATGGTGAACTGGGCAATCCTCTTGTAGAAGTTTCAGTAGACGAGGAGAAAAAGACCATCACCATTACAGATAATGGTTTGGGTATGACTGCCGAGGAGATAAAAAAATATATCAATCAGGTGGCATTTTCGGGTGCCAGCGAGTTTGTTGAGAAATTTAAAGACGCCAAAGATGCCAACGAAATCATTGGTAAATTTGGTTTAGGCTTCTATTCTGCTTTTATGGTTGCCGATCTGGTAGAAATCCAGACGTTATCTTATCAGGATGGTGCAGAACCGGCCCGTTGGGTGTGTGACGGCAGTACCGAATATGAAATTACTGCTGGTAACAGAACCACACGTGGTACTGAAATCATTCTGCATATCAATGCTGAGTCGGAAGAGTTTTTGAGCAAACACAAGCTGGAAGAAATTCTGGATAAGTATGGTAAATTTTTACCTGTTCCGATTAAGTTTGGAACAAAAACTGAGCAAGAGCCTGATGGCGAGGATGAAGAAGGAAAGCCTAAGACCAAAAGCGTAGAGGTTGACAATATCATCAATACTACCAATCCGATCTGGACCAAAGCACCTGCAGATTTGTCAGACGAAGACTACCTGGCTTTTTATAAACAACTCTATCCTTTCTCGGAAGAACCTTTATTCTGGATCCACCTGAACGTAGATTATCCTTTTAACTTAACGGGTGTATTGTACTTCCCTAAAGTGAAGAATGACTTCGATATGCAGCGCAACAAAATCAAATTGTTCTCGCGCCAGGTATTCATTACTGATGAAGTGAAAGACATTGTTCCAGAGTTTTTAATGCTGTTGCATGGGGTAATAGACTCGCCGGACATTCCATTGAACGTTTCAAGAAGCTTTTTACAGGCCGATAGTAATGTTAAAAAGATCAACAGTTACATTACTAAAAAAGTTGCTGATAAATTACAGGAACTGTACAATAAAGACCGTAAAGGATATGAAGAGAAATGGGCCGACATTGGCTTATTTGTAAAATACGGGATGGTGAGTGAAGAGAAATTCAACGAAAAAGCGAAAGACTTTGCTTTGCTGACCAATACAAAAAATGAGCATTATACACTTGAGGAGTACCGTGATAAGGTAAAAGATATCCAAACCGACAAAAACGGGCAAGTAGTTTATATTTATGCAAATGATCCGGCCAAACAGGATAGCTTTATTCAGGCGGCCAATAAAAAGGATTATGATGTTTTGTTGATGAATTCTCCAATCGACAATCATTTTGTGCAGCATCTGGAGCAAAAGCTGGAAAAAACCTCGTTAAAACGTGTGGATTCGAGCGTAGCCAGTAAGCTGATTGATAAAGATGAGAACGTAGAATCAGTATTGACCGAAGAGCAATCGAAAAAGGTTGCTGCAATATTTGATAAAGCCATCAATAAACCGGGTTATCACGTAGAGATTGTAGGCCTGAATCCTGAAGAATTACCTGTTACGGTAACGATGGATGAGTTTATGCGCCGCATGAAAGATATGGCAGCAATGGGTGGCGGAATGGGCTTTTATGGCAATATGCCAGACAGCTATAAGGTAGCCATCAATGGTAACCATAAATTGATTGGAAAAATCATGGCTACTGATAGTGAAGAAGAACAGGGAACCCTGGCTAAGCAGGCCGTAGATTTGGCATTGCTGGCACAAGGGATGTTAACTGGTGCAGACCTGACTGCTTTTGTAAGCAGAAGTGTTGAATTAATTTAA
- a CDS encoding class I SAM-dependent methyltransferase, with protein MNSTLVSRDIDVQKVEAFLGRVITDFGAALGVSLAYIGDRLGLYKAMAFAGPLSSAEIAERSKTNERYVREWLINQAAGGYIEYDAKSRKYNLPDEHAVALTDEESPYCVAGGFQVINGLLKADERIKQNFLKGGGMKWGEHHHDLFEGTERFFKPAYLGNLLSGWLPAIHGVVDKLHSGIAVADLGCGHGVSTLVMAQAFPLSHFFGFDNHEASIKKAKSRAKEKKLTNVTFEVSGAIDFNSQQYDFITFFDCLHDMGDPIGVLKHCKKMLRKDGVIMAVEPMAGRKTEENFNPVGRVYSGASVLCCTPNALATGGYALGTVATDEELEKVSRTAGFKHFKRATETPFNRVFEIRD; from the coding sequence ATGAACAGTACTTTAGTATCCAGAGACATTGATGTCCAGAAAGTAGAAGCTTTTCTTGGACGTGTAATTACTGATTTTGGTGCAGCTTTGGGGGTATCGCTGGCTTACATAGGAGATCGGCTTGGTCTTTACAAAGCCATGGCTTTTGCAGGTCCTTTGAGCAGTGCCGAAATAGCCGAACGCTCGAAAACAAATGAACGCTATGTACGTGAATGGTTGATTAATCAGGCTGCAGGTGGATATATTGAATATGATGCAAAATCAAGAAAATATAACCTCCCGGACGAACATGCCGTTGCGCTTACCGACGAAGAGAGTCCATATTGCGTAGCAGGCGGCTTTCAGGTGATCAACGGACTGTTAAAAGCGGATGAACGGATTAAACAGAACTTCCTGAAAGGGGGAGGAATGAAATGGGGTGAACACCATCACGACCTTTTTGAAGGAACTGAACGTTTCTTTAAGCCTGCTTATCTGGGTAATTTGCTTTCCGGCTGGCTGCCGGCTATTCATGGTGTGGTCGACAAATTACATTCGGGCATCGCTGTTGCTGACCTGGGTTGCGGTCATGGGGTTTCTACCCTGGTGATGGCCCAGGCTTTTCCGCTGTCGCACTTCTTTGGCTTCGACAATCACGAGGCGTCTATTAAAAAAGCGAAATCGAGGGCGAAAGAAAAAAAACTAACCAATGTTACTTTTGAGGTTTCCGGAGCGATAGACTTTAACAGTCAGCAATATGATTTTATTACCTTTTTCGACTGCTTACATGACATGGGAGACCCTATCGGTGTATTGAAACATTGTAAGAAAATGTTGCGAAAAGATGGGGTGATTATGGCCGTTGAGCCTATGGCCGGAAGGAAAACCGAAGAAAATTTTAACCCTGTTGGAAGAGTTTATTCTGGTGCCTCTGTGTTGTGTTGTACCCCTAATGCTTTGGCAACCGGAGGATATGCGTTGGGTACAGTGGCTACAGATGAGGAACTGGAGAAAGTAAGCAGAACTGCCGGATTCAAACATTTTAAAAGAGCAACGGAAACACCGTTTAACCGGGTTTTTGAAATCAGGGACTAG
- a CDS encoding NifU family protein: MNLTEQVEQALETIRPYLVADGGDVAIEEITAENVVRLKLLGNCGSCKMSFMTMKAGVEQAIMKAVPQITAVEAINLTEPV, translated from the coding sequence ATGAATTTAACAGAACAAGTAGAGCAAGCATTAGAAACCATCCGTCCTTATTTAGTGGCCGACGGTGGAGATGTTGCTATAGAAGAGATTACAGCCGAAAATGTAGTTAGGTTAAAATTATTGGGTAACTGCGGATCTTGCAAAATGAGCTTTATGACCATGAAGGCAGGAGTTGAACAAGCCATTATGAAAGCTGTTCCACAAATTACCGCTGTTGAGGCAATTAACCTGACCGAGCCGGTTTAA
- a CDS encoding AraC family transcriptional regulator, protein MDKTNRETDIIEMIVLPGTLKDKGEACWHGGNLIYLLCAGSHGIHLGADYRWLQANDLVVVPENFRYTSAYLRSCRGYCIQFRTAFIQPLLNGDIAEDFPCFDLEAEHVVHLTAPQSSLLKACFKDIQKEYKRFSSEKEALLRSFVHILLLRIRSIYHPGTKIINENTNSALKLANGFKHLVERNFIEVQEVKKYAEMLHITTRYLTAVVKKIMGKSPRDIIKDRRLLEAKVLLGTAAKSITEIAYLLNFSDQAHFSHFIKQHTGYTPHQLLGKY, encoded by the coding sequence ATGGATAAAACTAATCGGGAGACAGACATTATAGAGATGATCGTGCTACCGGGCACACTCAAAGATAAGGGGGAAGCCTGCTGGCATGGGGGGAATCTGATCTATCTGCTGTGTGCGGGGAGTCATGGCATTCATCTGGGAGCCGATTATCGCTGGTTGCAAGCCAATGACCTGGTTGTGGTGCCGGAAAATTTCAGGTATACTTCAGCATATCTGCGAAGCTGCAGAGGGTATTGTATTCAGTTCAGAACAGCATTTATTCAGCCTCTTCTTAATGGAGATATTGCCGAAGACTTCCCTTGTTTTGATCTTGAAGCAGAACATGTGGTTCATTTGACGGCACCACAGAGTAGCCTTCTGAAGGCTTGTTTTAAAGATATCCAAAAAGAATATAAACGTTTTTCGTCCGAAAAAGAGGCCCTGTTGCGTAGTTTTGTTCATATTCTTTTGCTTCGAATCAGGAGTATTTATCATCCCGGGACAAAAATTATCAACGAAAATACAAACAGCGCACTTAAGCTGGCCAATGGCTTCAAGCACCTGGTAGAAAGAAATTTTATTGAAGTGCAGGAGGTAAAAAAATATGCAGAGATGCTGCACATCACCACACGCTATCTGACTGCTGTAGTGAAAAAAATTATGGGAAAATCTCCTCGTGACATTATTAAAGATCGACGGTTGCTGGAGGCCAAAGTATTGCTGGGGACGGCAGCAAAAAGTATTACGGAGATTGCCTACCTCTTGAACTTTTCAGATCAGGCCCATTTTAGTCATTTCATTAAACAACATACCGGTTATACACCTCACCAATTGCTGGGAAAGTACTGA
- a CDS encoding transglycosylase domain-containing protein, giving the protein MHLPKINIPKKYIKTGAWVLGIFLLLLIITGIIAYNKREALLDKMMAKAISKAEKDYGLEVKIADYGFNGFNTVHMKDISVVPKDRDTLTTIADMTIGVKLFPLIFGDVKLSEINLNVGRLNVVFKDSLSNLDFLLKRKKKDDTEKKAKVGLADLAHNLLNQVLYKIPDNMEIKDFLLNINDNDTAKLSFLTSRATIDDGELNSTILVNETESTWHINGTVKPGKKQLDVMLFADNKKVELPYLERKLRAKFSFDTVRTEMKNADYSGDNFKISGSWSIKNLLINHPKIASNDIVVDDAKIDADMLIGKNFVALDSSSTVFLKKAAIHPYLKYTLSPNKIYEVKLHAPEQDAQEVISAFPQGLFESLDGMKVRGKISYDLNFYLDSSVPDSVKFSSALTPNNFKILKWGKTDLQKINRDFVYTPYERGKPMRDILIGPANPNYTPLSEVSSNFKNAILTSEDPSFFTHKGFVQESIRKSIAVNFKAKKFVRGGSTISMQLVKNIFLSRQKTLSRKVEEILIVWLIENNQLVSKNRMLEVYFNIIEMGQNIYGIGEATRYYFGKKPSDLNIGEGIFLANIVPRPKIALYKFKDDGGLKDYLYPYFKFIGKIMAGRGLTQTDSSGYGFYNVRLREGLRKYLLPDSTKIDTTAFDNDDPLPTIETHDASKSLFDRIFGRKKSDTTGTQPAKVDTTKTRKELRQERREQRRKEKEKEKAKSL; this is encoded by the coding sequence ATGCATCTTCCTAAAATAAACATCCCTAAAAAGTACATCAAGACCGGAGCGTGGGTATTGGGGATCTTTCTTCTTCTGCTGATCATTACAGGCATTATTGCTTACAACAAAAGAGAAGCCCTGTTAGACAAAATGATGGCAAAAGCGATCAGTAAAGCGGAAAAAGATTATGGACTGGAGGTAAAAATTGCAGACTATGGCTTTAACGGATTCAATACCGTCCATATGAAAGATATTTCTGTGGTGCCCAAAGACAGGGATACATTGACCACAATTGCCGATATGACAATTGGGGTTAAACTTTTCCCATTAATTTTTGGCGATGTTAAACTTTCGGAAATCAACCTAAACGTTGGTCGGTTAAACGTTGTTTTTAAAGATTCGCTGAGCAATCTGGATTTTCTGCTGAAAAGGAAGAAAAAAGACGATACTGAGAAAAAAGCTAAAGTTGGTCTGGCCGATCTCGCGCACAACCTGCTAAACCAGGTATTGTATAAAATACCCGACAACATGGAAATTAAAGATTTTCTGTTGAACATAAACGATAATGACACAGCGAAACTCAGTTTTCTGACCAGCAGGGCAACCATTGACGACGGCGAACTCAACTCTACCATTCTGGTTAATGAAACAGAATCTACCTGGCACATCAACGGGACGGTAAAACCTGGCAAAAAACAACTGGATGTCATGCTGTTTGCCGACAACAAGAAGGTAGAACTCCCTTACCTGGAACGTAAACTGCGTGCAAAATTTAGTTTTGATACGGTACGGACAGAGATGAAAAATGCCGATTATAGTGGCGATAACTTTAAAATATCGGGTTCCTGGTCTATCAAAAATCTGTTGATCAATCACCCTAAAATTGCCTCCAATGACATCGTAGTTGACGACGCAAAAATTGATGCAGACATGCTCATCGGAAAAAACTTCGTAGCCCTGGATAGCTCCTCTACTGTTTTTTTGAAAAAAGCAGCCATCCATCCTTACCTCAAATACACCTTATCGCCAAACAAAATATATGAGGTAAAACTTCATGCCCCCGAACAAGACGCACAGGAGGTAATTAGCGCTTTTCCGCAGGGGCTATTTGAATCCCTTGATGGTATGAAAGTGCGCGGAAAAATAAGCTACGACCTCAATTTCTACCTGGACAGTTCAGTACCCGATAGCGTAAAGTTTAGCTCGGCACTAACGCCCAATAATTTTAAAATACTGAAATGGGGAAAAACCGATCTTCAAAAAATAAACCGGGATTTCGTTTATACCCCATACGAGCGAGGAAAACCGATGCGCGATATCTTAATCGGGCCGGCCAATCCAAACTATACTCCGCTTTCTGAAGTATCCAGCAACTTTAAAAATGCCATTCTCACCTCCGAAGACCCTTCCTTTTTTACCCACAAGGGCTTCGTACAGGAATCTATCCGCAAATCTATCGCCGTCAATTTTAAGGCAAAGAAATTTGTCAGGGGAGGAAGCACCATATCCATGCAGCTGGTAAAAAATATATTCTTGAGCAGGCAAAAAACATTATCGCGCAAAGTAGAAGAAATACTGATTGTATGGCTCATTGAAAACAATCAGCTGGTGAGCAAAAACCGTATGCTGGAAGTCTATTTTAACATTATTGAAATGGGACAGAATATTTACGGAATAGGAGAAGCTACCCGCTATTATTTTGGGAAAAAGCCTTCCGACCTGAACATTGGTGAGGGGATTTTCCTCGCCAATATTGTACCCAGACCTAAAATTGCTTTATATAAATTTAAGGACGATGGGGGACTTAAAGACTATCTGTACCCGTATTTCAAATTTATAGGGAAAATTATGGCTGGGCGCGGCCTTACACAAACCGACAGCAGTGGTTACGGTTTCTACAATGTGCGCTTGCGCGAAGGGCTCAGAAAATACCTGCTGCCCGACTCTACCAAAATCGATACCACAGCTTTTGATAACGATGATCCACTCCCTACAATTGAAACCCATGATGCATCAAAAAGCTTATTCGACAGGATCTTTGGCAGGAAAAAAAGTGATACTACAGGTACTCAACCCGCAAAAGTAGATACCACAAAAACCCGCAAAGAATTGAGACAGGAGCGACGCGAGCAACGAAGAAAAGAGAAGGAAAAAGAAAAAGCAAAATCGCTTTAA
- a CDS encoding Mrp/NBP35 family ATP-binding protein has product MIISPEQVLAALRNVEDPDLKKDLVTLNMIKDLKITGNQVSFTLELTTPACPMKDLLKNACLNAVKHFVSQDAEVEINITAKVTKPMDTTQLKAIRNIILVSSGKGGVGKSTVASNLAITLAADGAKVGLIDADIYGPSVPIMFDLVGAKPMARETEEGKTLIMPIEKYGIKLLSLGFFADPDQPVPWRGPMASNAVKQLFNDADWGELDYLIVDLPPGTGDIHITITQSFPIAGAVIVTTPQQVALADTRKGLAMFRMPGINIPVLGVIENMAYFTPEELPDNKYYIFGRDGGKELAKSFSVPFLGEIPIVQGITEGGDNGVPVVINRSHKIAVSFTEIAGRVAQQIAINNAQTAGDVSVSV; this is encoded by the coding sequence ATGATAATTAGCCCAGAACAAGTTCTAGCCGCTTTGAGGAATGTAGAGGATCCCGATCTTAAGAAAGATCTGGTGACGTTGAACATGATCAAAGACTTAAAAATAACCGGTAACCAGGTGAGTTTTACCCTGGAATTGACTACGCCTGCCTGTCCGATGAAGGATCTGTTAAAAAATGCATGTTTAAATGCGGTAAAGCATTTTGTGAGCCAGGATGCGGAAGTAGAAATTAACATTACTGCAAAAGTAACCAAGCCGATGGATACCACTCAGCTGAAGGCCATCAGAAATATTATTCTGGTTTCTTCGGGAAAAGGTGGTGTCGGCAAATCGACTGTAGCCAGCAACCTGGCCATTACCCTTGCGGCTGATGGTGCAAAAGTGGGGCTGATTGATGCCGATATTTATGGGCCTTCGGTACCCATTATGTTCGATCTGGTTGGGGCCAAGCCTATGGCACGGGAGACAGAAGAGGGTAAGACCTTGATTATGCCCATTGAAAAATATGGAATAAAGCTGCTTTCGTTAGGCTTTTTTGCCGATCCGGACCAGCCTGTGCCATGGCGCGGACCGATGGCTTCTAATGCGGTAAAACAGCTTTTTAATGATGCAGACTGGGGCGAGTTAGATTATTTGATTGTAGATCTTCCTCCGGGCACGGGTGATATTCATATTACCATTACACAAAGTTTCCCAATTGCGGGAGCTGTAATTGTGACTACCCCGCAACAGGTGGCATTGGCCGATACCCGAAAAGGATTGGCTATGTTCAGAATGCCGGGAATTAATATCCCTGTGCTGGGCGTGATAGAAAATATGGCTTATTTTACACCGGAAGAATTGCCTGACAATAAGTACTATATTTTTGGCAGGGACGGCGGAAAAGAGCTGGCTAAATCATTTTCAGTGCCATTCCTTGGCGAAATTCCAATTGTACAGGGGATTACTGAAGGGGGCGACAATGGGGTGCCGGTAGTGATCAACCGCAGTCACAAAATCGCAGTATCTTTTACTGAAATTGCCGGCCGGGTTGCGCAGCAAATCGCCATAAATAATGCCCAAACTGCCGGAGATGTTTCCGTATCCGTTTAA
- a CDS encoding DUF6268 family outer membrane beta-barrel protein — protein MKNLHYCLILVALGLNLKTNAQTGVMGALKVEYVPFSNYVRPIDSLKTGATSNFKRIQAAVSIPLSVKTDDAGKAKTWSLLLEGSYATMTNRDYEENLFPTRMLNTQIGLMHMRPLGQTWSLMTMASIGVYTDMEQIDTKDLLAQGGVMFVKHFNPNLAFGFGPVVTNTFGIPMILPGIYFDWRTKGRYQLHVNLPQGIEFGAKMGRDFELKTVVELSGMTAEVERNNKSMLLGYQQIIAGLRPELKLGKYLTLSATGGVTLVRSFDLQSRKLKDFFKQMDEAKPRFTTTAYGSVGLAWNFAKPLATK, from the coding sequence ATGAAGAACTTACACTACTGCCTGATTTTGGTTGCATTAGGCTTAAATTTAAAAACCAATGCCCAAACAGGTGTTATGGGCGCATTGAAGGTGGAATATGTCCCCTTTTCTAATTATGTGAGGCCGATAGATAGCCTTAAAACAGGGGCCACCAGTAACTTTAAACGGATACAAGCTGCGGTTAGTATCCCGCTTTCGGTTAAAACAGATGATGCAGGAAAGGCGAAAACCTGGTCTTTATTGCTGGAGGGCTCTTATGCAACGATGACCAATAGAGATTACGAAGAAAATCTGTTTCCTACCCGAATGCTGAATACCCAGATTGGATTAATGCATATGCGTCCATTGGGCCAAACCTGGTCGCTGATGACCATGGCCTCTATAGGAGTATATACGGACATGGAGCAGATTGATACCAAGGATTTGCTGGCGCAGGGAGGTGTAATGTTTGTTAAGCATTTTAATCCTAATCTGGCGTTTGGATTTGGGCCTGTAGTAACCAATACATTTGGTATACCAATGATTTTACCAGGGATTTATTTCGATTGGCGGACTAAAGGACGTTATCAGCTGCATGTTAATTTGCCACAAGGAATTGAGTTCGGTGCAAAGATGGGCCGCGATTTTGAGCTAAAAACAGTGGTGGAGCTAAGCGGGATGACGGCAGAGGTAGAACGCAACAACAAATCGATGTTGCTGGGCTACCAACAGATTATTGCAGGTCTGCGCCCGGAACTGAAATTGGGGAAATATTTAACTTTGTCTGCTACAGGAGGTGTTACCCTGGTCAGGTCATTTGATCTTCAGAGCCGGAAGCTAAAGGACTTTTTTAAACAGATGGATGAGGCTAAGCCACGGTTTACAACTACAGCATATGGTTCGGTCGGGTTGGCATGGAATTTTGCGAAGCCTCTAGCGACTAAGTAA